A genomic segment from Truepera sp. encodes:
- a CDS encoding ATP-binding protein, with amino-acid sequence MTIADVVDNMLANFSDLLAEDVPFARENPENYVAWREFVARPDPKKPLLPSMAQYQAMSDAEKASFDLARKMYHNTFGPLTSRTMKKVHDQVIRLAWDNLRTAPGARQGAIVDGQATLGKTTIVLHMGRIYEGLAQRAYEGKGLHGTHVEFIPVVYSSVPSSTTPKKLLQALNKFYGNPFAERDSEAKLKSRLHDIAVQCGTSLFILDDIHNLHRGNKSADSVNDLIKELANLIPATFVYAGINCEDSVLLMDSRTGGKGRFTQTQYRFALHKVDPFPYDVHLAGKSAWLEFLASVEEHLCLIEYRPGWLVQQERYLYLRTEGGIGSLIRLVRAAANAAIRDGSETLSRAGLENIRLAEGAERYYAEKKAALAAIKDSPEAVARLLNSS; translated from the coding sequence ATGACCATAGCCGACGTGGTGGACAACATGCTTGCCAACTTCTCCGACCTGTTGGCCGAGGACGTTCCGTTCGCGCGGGAGAACCCCGAGAACTACGTGGCGTGGCGCGAGTTCGTTGCCAGGCCCGATCCGAAGAAGCCGCTCTTGCCTTCCATGGCGCAGTACCAGGCGATGAGCGACGCGGAGAAGGCCTCGTTCGACCTGGCGCGGAAGATGTACCACAACACCTTCGGGCCGCTCACCTCCCGCACCATGAAGAAGGTTCACGACCAGGTGATCCGCCTCGCGTGGGACAACCTCCGCACCGCTCCCGGGGCCCGTCAGGGCGCGATCGTGGACGGGCAAGCCACGCTCGGCAAGACCACCATCGTGCTGCACATGGGCCGCATCTACGAGGGGCTGGCGCAGCGCGCCTACGAGGGCAAGGGCCTGCACGGAACCCACGTCGAGTTCATCCCGGTGGTCTACAGCAGCGTTCCCTCGAGCACCACGCCCAAGAAGCTGCTGCAGGCATTGAACAAGTTCTACGGCAATCCCTTCGCGGAGCGCGACTCCGAAGCGAAGCTGAAGAGCCGGCTACACGACATCGCCGTGCAGTGCGGCACCAGCCTGTTCATCCTCGATGACATCCACAACCTGCACCGCGGCAACAAGAGCGCCGACAGCGTCAACGACCTCATCAAGGAACTCGCGAACCTGATCCCCGCGACGTTCGTTTACGCCGGCATCAACTGCGAGGACTCGGTGCTGCTGATGGACAGCCGCACCGGGGGGAAGGGCCGCTTCACCCAGACCCAGTACCGCTTCGCTCTGCACAAGGTCGACCCGTTCCCGTACGACGTCCATCTGGCGGGCAAGTCGGCGTGGCTGGAGTTCCTCGCGAGCGTCGAAGAGCACCTGTGCCTGATCGAGTACAGGCCCGGCTGGCTGGTGCAGCAGGAGCGCTACCTCTACCTCCGTACCGAAGGCGGCATCGGCAGCCTGATCCGGCTGGTGCGCGCCGCCGCCAACGCGGCGATCCGGGACGGCAGTGAGACCCTGTCCCGGGCTGGCCTTGAAAACATCCGGCTCGCGGAGGGCGCCGAACGCTACTACGCCGAGAAGAAGGCGGCCCTCGCGGCCATCAAGGACTCCCCGGAAGCGGTCGCGCGCCTCCTCAATTCCTCATGA
- a CDS encoding Mu transposase C-terminal domain-containing protein produces the protein MRYRAKLEVGARIWWDGKSWTITGFYAGEVEVQDPRGKRARILMGVLTEAPDFKVLSDVEPGEGESSPVYLDTVPPELLRAAEELERHLMEALTGFQHGSRVLALEHEPSPQYDPEFTTVRQRTTAKARELGIGFSTLWRYKQKYEERGLVGLVDERKLSPLKDFARVDDRVKLALGAVLDELTDESNIPKTQLRRRTRRKLKDFFPDEAVELPSEKTFNKLVDRMAAGRGTFGAAKARRSIANRPSNLYRYFQVVRPGEVVLIDSTSLDAFALDPLTFKWVQVQLTIAMDLYTNSLVAWRFTPVSTKGVDAALLLYDVVRPKFMRNGWPENARWSYVGLPEAIVVELLGDADQNLDGQALGGLAGVPFLNPEAVWVDRGRVFISRAFRDACVRLGIDLQLARPYTPTDKAQVERLFRTIRDNFVVNLKGYKGPDVYSRGKDVESEAFFFIDEIEAEFAGWVATYWQNRTHDGLEIPDLPKMDLSPNRMYEEGLMRAGFTYVLPDPNLYFELLPTEWRKIQHYGIDLRGLRYNSEVLDEWRDAPSPYPNIRDGAWPIRYDPRDLSEVFFHDPTLGEWHAIPRHGASPVNRPFNDATLSYAKSLVIARGGATAADRRRELNQALDDLLDRIAALEVEGRKERRLAAVHAMRTIEAHEERRRAAPQRQVDSVMEPDAEADLDDLFGPDEPLQNAGSLGPEGATVQGFPAAGELDPEPEEPGSEPRKRLAVLDPDDFSV, from the coding sequence ATGAGGTACCGAGCGAAGCTCGAGGTCGGCGCCAGGATCTGGTGGGATGGAAAATCCTGGACCATCACGGGCTTCTACGCCGGCGAGGTCGAGGTGCAGGACCCGCGCGGCAAGCGGGCGCGGATCCTAATGGGCGTCCTCACCGAGGCGCCCGACTTCAAGGTCCTGTCGGACGTTGAGCCCGGGGAGGGGGAGTCGAGCCCCGTCTACCTGGATACGGTGCCGCCGGAACTGCTGCGGGCAGCCGAGGAGCTGGAGCGGCACCTCATGGAGGCCCTAACCGGGTTCCAGCACGGCTCCAGGGTGCTGGCGCTCGAACATGAGCCGAGTCCGCAATACGATCCTGAGTTCACTACCGTGCGGCAGCGGACTACCGCCAAGGCTCGCGAGTTGGGGATCGGTTTCAGCACGCTCTGGCGCTACAAGCAGAAGTACGAGGAGCGCGGCCTAGTGGGCCTCGTGGACGAGCGCAAACTGAGTCCGCTGAAGGACTTCGCGCGGGTGGACGACCGCGTCAAGTTGGCTCTCGGGGCGGTGCTGGACGAGTTGACGGACGAGTCGAACATCCCCAAGACGCAGTTGCGGCGGCGCACGAGGCGGAAGCTCAAGGACTTCTTCCCGGACGAAGCCGTCGAGTTGCCGTCCGAGAAGACGTTCAACAAGCTTGTCGACCGGATGGCGGCCGGGCGCGGCACCTTCGGGGCGGCCAAGGCGCGCCGCAGCATCGCCAACCGCCCTAGCAACCTCTACCGCTACTTCCAGGTGGTGCGTCCGGGCGAAGTCGTGCTGATCGACTCGACCTCCTTGGACGCGTTCGCTCTTGATCCGTTGACCTTCAAGTGGGTGCAGGTGCAGTTGACCATCGCCATGGACTTGTACACCAACTCGCTTGTGGCGTGGCGGTTCACGCCCGTCTCCACCAAGGGCGTGGACGCCGCGCTGTTGCTCTACGACGTGGTGAGGCCCAAGTTCATGCGTAACGGGTGGCCAGAGAACGCCCGCTGGTCATACGTGGGCCTGCCGGAAGCCATCGTGGTCGAGCTATTGGGCGATGCGGATCAGAACCTCGACGGGCAAGCGCTAGGCGGTCTGGCTGGGGTTCCGTTCCTCAACCCGGAAGCCGTGTGGGTGGACCGGGGGCGCGTGTTCATCTCGCGGGCGTTCCGGGACGCGTGCGTGCGGCTTGGGATAGACCTGCAGCTCGCCCGCCCCTACACCCCGACGGACAAGGCGCAGGTGGAGCGGCTGTTCCGCACCATCCGCGATAACTTCGTGGTGAACCTCAAGGGTTACAAGGGCCCGGACGTGTACTCCCGCGGCAAGGACGTCGAAAGCGAAGCGTTCTTCTTCATCGACGAGATCGAAGCCGAGTTCGCCGGCTGGGTCGCCACCTACTGGCAGAACCGCACCCACGACGGTCTCGAGATCCCCGACCTTCCCAAGATGGACCTGAGCCCCAATCGGATGTACGAGGAAGGGCTAATGCGGGCGGGCTTCACGTACGTGCTGCCAGATCCCAACCTGTACTTCGAACTGCTGCCGACGGAGTGGCGCAAGATCCAGCATTACGGCATCGACCTGCGCGGCCTGCGTTACAACAGCGAGGTCCTTGACGAGTGGCGCGACGCGCCCTCGCCCTACCCAAACATCCGCGACGGCGCTTGGCCGATCCGCTACGACCCCCGCGACCTGTCCGAGGTGTTCTTCCACGATCCTACGCTGGGCGAGTGGCATGCCATCCCCCGGCATGGCGCTTCCCCCGTCAATCGCCCCTTCAACGACGCCACCCTCAGCTACGCGAAGTCCTTGGTCATCGCGCGCGGTGGCGCCACGGCGGCGGACCGCCGCAGGGAGCTGAACCAGGCGCTCGACGACCTGCTGGATAGGATCGCGGCGCTGGAGGTCGAGGGTCGCAAGGAGCGCCGCCTTGCCGCCGTGCACGCCATGCGCACCATCGAGGCGCATGAGGAGCGGCGGCGCGCCGCGCCCCAGCGGCAGGTTGACAGCGTGATGGAGCCCGACGCGGAAGCCGACCTCGATGACCTCTTCGGCCCCGACGAGCCCCTGCAGAATGCGGGCTCACTCGGGCCCGAAGGCGCGACCGTTCAGGGCTTCCCGGCCGCAGGCGAGCTCGACCCTGAGCCTGAGGAGCCCGGGAGCGAGCCCCGTAAGCGCCTCGCCGTGCTGGACCCCGATGACTTCAGCGTCTAG
- a CDS encoding TniQ family protein, whose amino-acid sequence MNPLPPAPSRHPMPLPRSLRPVAGEWFASYIDRLAHHLDVPLITLLQRVGITSTERMSDVPSGYGAYLAPEALAAFARATHLTTAQARALLLERYHDVCLDFSALYRGEVTQLGALGLSEWVYASGSHLCPACMEEDGGAWRVAWKLPWSFMCVKHSNLLAAECPQCELRFAAWRRDGQLRPMFGSQVPKPGLCTNTGPSSGKRGVRAGQCRHDLRTVDVVPVQPGSELSRVQARIDEVLEAGSATLAGTTVAAPEFFRVLRGTVALIMYAASAKDVSSLVGETAPREVKESLERWFDTRDATLARLQRSKEVAAQAGEKRRIAPQKMTAFAPADPALMGGLLSAATAYLDAGSVMEAAHRMAPLLEMGSARGGGTSSFITRLGLPPFFMQLYSLTFDTKREYLFDPRRPAQTASKGSYAFEPRHIPQLFWRGEYASRFRKFFDGLALREETVRLTLSALLAELVVGGSRAEALKALGVERSAVRGGVDKAIFLLRERGAALEAFAELHAVAEALSTSERLVDYAQRRTRFATFTCVPPVDWAFIAKRATMNPGLAGGRDEFAATMAWEQLTGSDWRGAPALRFRTGNEGASRETYLRFANSATAEFAAMMALYVQYLADGGELDGFVYWASPEILERHGMEGGYGFGPVHVPQLFWRDQYDAHFERFFQALGVSAPTGRAAVSVALLELVLSMPRAQIGALIGIDERNIRGGVSAALQRIRAGEHAAAFEERLTASAAALGRNEARVDFRERGARLAGFTNIPEAEWRDICKCAGVHVGRRNVRSAHAAAWIWAELMQQDVRDSPAFKALVRNTHQDYGIHQKFVREQAPIMKGTLLEYGESLLHP is encoded by the coding sequence ATGAACCCACTGCCACCCGCGCCTTCGCGGCACCCCATGCCGTTACCGCGTTCCCTTAGGCCAGTGGCGGGGGAATGGTTCGCCAGTTATATCGACCGCTTGGCTCACCACCTCGACGTTCCACTCATCACCCTCCTCCAGCGCGTCGGCATCACGAGCACCGAGCGGATGAGCGACGTGCCATCCGGCTACGGGGCGTACCTCGCTCCCGAAGCCCTGGCGGCCTTCGCGCGCGCCACGCATCTCACCACCGCCCAAGCGAGGGCGCTGCTGTTGGAGCGGTACCACGATGTCTGCCTCGACTTCAGCGCGCTCTACCGGGGCGAGGTGACGCAACTCGGGGCCCTCGGGCTTAGCGAGTGGGTGTACGCCTCCGGCTCGCACCTCTGTCCTGCTTGCATGGAGGAGGACGGCGGCGCGTGGCGGGTGGCGTGGAAGCTGCCGTGGTCGTTCATGTGCGTGAAGCACTCGAACCTCCTGGCGGCAGAGTGCCCGCAATGCGAGCTGCGCTTCGCCGCCTGGCGGCGCGACGGTCAACTGCGGCCCATGTTCGGAAGCCAAGTTCCCAAGCCTGGATTGTGCACGAACACGGGCCCCTCGAGCGGCAAGCGCGGCGTAAGAGCGGGCCAGTGTAGGCACGACCTCAGGACGGTCGACGTCGTACCAGTACAACCCGGGTCGGAGCTATCGCGGGTGCAGGCTCGGATTGACGAGGTCTTGGAGGCGGGCTCGGCGACGCTGGCGGGTACCACGGTGGCGGCGCCAGAGTTCTTCCGCGTGCTGCGCGGAACGGTGGCGTTGATCATGTACGCGGCATCGGCCAAGGATGTGTCGAGCCTGGTCGGAGAGACAGCGCCACGCGAGGTGAAAGAGAGCCTGGAGCGCTGGTTCGACACGCGGGATGCGACTCTCGCTAGGCTGCAGCGAAGCAAGGAGGTCGCCGCCCAGGCCGGCGAGAAGCGACGCATCGCGCCGCAGAAGATGACTGCCTTCGCACCAGCCGACCCCGCCTTGATGGGCGGGCTGCTGAGCGCAGCCACCGCGTACCTCGATGCTGGATCGGTCATGGAGGCCGCTCACAGAATGGCGCCCTTGCTCGAGATGGGTAGCGCACGTGGCGGCGGGACCTCGAGCTTCATCACCCGGCTGGGATTGCCGCCGTTCTTCATGCAACTGTATTCGCTCACGTTCGACACGAAGCGCGAGTACCTGTTCGATCCACGCCGTCCCGCCCAGACGGCCTCCAAGGGCAGCTACGCGTTCGAACCGCGCCACATCCCCCAGCTCTTCTGGCGCGGCGAGTACGCCTCCCGGTTCCGGAAGTTCTTCGATGGCCTGGCCCTCAGGGAGGAGACCGTACGGCTAACCCTGTCAGCCCTTCTCGCGGAGCTAGTGGTCGGCGGTTCGCGCGCGGAAGCGCTCAAAGCGCTCGGAGTAGAAAGAAGCGCCGTTCGCGGCGGTGTCGATAAGGCCATCTTCCTGTTACGAGAACGGGGCGCGGCCCTTGAGGCGTTCGCTGAACTGCACGCCGTGGCTGAAGCGCTGTCGACGAGCGAGCGGCTAGTGGACTATGCCCAGCGCCGGACGCGCTTCGCCACCTTCACGTGCGTCCCGCCGGTGGACTGGGCCTTCATCGCCAAGCGGGCGACCATGAACCCCGGTCTAGCGGGCGGTCGAGACGAGTTCGCCGCAACGATGGCGTGGGAGCAGTTGACGGGCAGCGATTGGCGCGGCGCTCCTGCGTTGCGCTTCCGTACAGGGAACGAAGGGGCCTCGCGCGAGACTTACCTCCGCTTCGCGAACTCCGCCACGGCAGAGTTCGCGGCCATGATGGCGCTTTACGTGCAGTACCTCGCCGACGGCGGTGAACTGGACGGGTTCGTGTACTGGGCCAGCCCGGAGATCCTGGAGCGCCACGGCATGGAAGGAGGGTACGGGTTCGGGCCAGTACACGTGCCTCAACTCTTCTGGCGGGACCAGTACGACGCGCACTTCGAACGGTTCTTCCAGGCGCTTGGCGTCTCTGCGCCCACCGGACGCGCCGCGGTCTCCGTGGCGCTACTCGAACTAGTTCTGAGCATGCCGAGGGCTCAGATCGGCGCGCTGATCGGCATCGACGAACGAAACATCAGAGGCGGCGTTTCGGCGGCATTACAACGGATACGGGCCGGTGAGCATGCGGCCGCCTTCGAGGAGCGCCTCACAGCCTCTGCTGCGGCATTGGGGCGCAACGAAGCGAGAGTGGACTTTAGGGAGCGCGGTGCTCGCCTTGCCGGCTTCACGAACATTCCGGAAGCCGAGTGGCGGGACATCTGCAAGTGCGCCGGCGTGCATGTCGGCCGAAGGAACGTACGTAGCGCACACGCGGCCGCCTGGATCTGGGCAGAACTTATGCAACAGGACGTACGTGACTCACCAGCGTTCAAGGCGCTGGTGCGAAACACTCACCAGGACTACGGCATCCATCAGAAGTTC